The Dreissena polymorpha isolate Duluth1 chromosome 9, UMN_Dpol_1.0, whole genome shotgun sequence genome contains the following window.
tatttctatattaaacatatttcttacagaaattcctttaagcaaacagcgcagacccagatgagacgccgcatcatgcggcgtctcatctgggtctacgctgtttacaaaggccttttttccagacgctaggcaaaaatggattaaatgaatgaatattaattatttgtatttgaaatagTTACTATatgttgataaaataatatactttttaatattcatatttgtttatatagGCATAAAGTATTTAGCATAAGAATTGTGATTCATTACTGTTATACTATCAGACCGGCTTCGGATTCATTACAATTACAGTATGACACTCGAAACATGCACATTACACGAACTGGATAAACTTGAATATTAAGTCAAAACAATTTTTCGCAAGTGacaattgttttcataatttttaaCTATGCAAAATGTAATAATAGTTGCAGTAAAATTTACTTTCAACGAAAACAATTGAATATAACGTCATACAGTTATACTTATACAACAactatttattattttgtgtgcaGTTACATTTACTGAGCATGCTCAGCTCACTTTTTTGGAGCTATTTTTACCGAGCTTGATCGCTTTATTATGCAATTTGGAaaacgtttttttatttaataaagacTAATCATAATAGAAACTAAATAACATTAAGTCTTAAATTTCTGATTTTTTAGTGAACATAAAAAGTCGTGTTATGAAGCGATGATTTAAGCGATGATGTAACGCATTGTCTCAGTGTTTTATAGTTTCTTGCTTTATGGACAGTCAAAATTTCTTAattcaaacattatttatatgttaCCAAGTATGTTGGCAATACGTTTAGTTAAACACATAATGTAAACATGCTTTATTCTACATCTTAGGTTTTGAACTGTAGACACATCAGCACAACGCACCCAACCACTGCACAGGCCGCTTTGAGTATTTTTTTCCGAATGTGATTAATTGCATTATTTTGGACCGATATAAATCGACAAAAACATGATTAATTGACAGGTAAGACGTTGTTCAATAAGGTCTTCAAAAccacattaatactcaaaatcgacgaatatttcgtaaactatTTCGTAAAATGAAGCTAACCCATTATAAAGCagtgttcattatagcaatagccaacatatCAACGCTAAtgtagatgtggtatgataacataaatttaacgagatacaaaatgctcgttttatttgTTGTGCCATAATATATtgcatgtgaatttcccgcgacgatatctgAACAATTACGGAAGaacgacgtagttctcatgagctgccccAAGCCAATCTCGCGATCGCTCGTAAatgtattttacgaaatactcaTTTATGTTGAGTGTTTATGGGAATGTCAGCATATTTAACCGTAACTTACTGTGTATCTTGCTGTCTGTGAGTCCCTTTCGCTGGCCCCAAGAAGTGAAGCCAGTCTATCTAGAGAGGAACTCTTTTTCTCATATACGGGACCGACAGAGGCATCGCGCGGGTCAATGCTGTCTTTGTTCAACCGACCTTTTAAAGCCTCTTCCAGTACTCTGAAAATGACACGGCATTTTGTTTTGCTGGTATTCTTTCATAGAAAGAAAGGATGTACTGCAACTGTGTCAACTATtgataacacacacatatatgaaaattatttatCTTAATTATATTACATTTCCCTTTCGTTCGAGGCAATAAAAACAATTCGTACTTCACTAATACTTAGTTAAAACGGACTTAAGTCCTTAAGTCTAGCTCATTGATCtgaccaaaaataaataaatatgagccGCGGTCTgtgaaatgcatgtgcgttaagtgtcttcccagattagcctgtgcagtccgcacaggctaatcagggacgacatgttcCGCCTTAAattgattttgctaagaagagactttcttgaaatcgAAAACATCATAAAgtggaaagcgttgtccctgattcgCCTATGCggagtacacaggctaatctgggacaacactttatgcacatgtattaacccccttttcacaatgCGAGGCTTACATACAGGTTAATACCATAACAGTTGTAAGAAATAAACCAATTCCAGTTTTCCAATCATTGGGTTTGAACTGTCGCGAATACCACTTAATGTAAGGTTTACCGGGACAAAGTTGAAACGCTGATaacaatttgtgttattttatgtggCGTCATTCGATGATATCTGAGAATAAAGaatttttctttacaaaaaaagAACCACGCGTGTTTCGAAAATGAAAGCATTAACAGACTAGCCGGTACCCGTTAGTGTCTAAGTTTATTCGCTCGGCAGGTATACGGACCAAAAGCTAAGATTTGTGTTTTCGTTTTCTTAGTCTCGCTAAACGAACTCTGGTGTACATAACACTGACcttgcatttttaatttgaaaactgaatgAACATAACATGGGTTACATTTGACTCTCAAcgcaattataataaaataaacaaaaatatttggaatataaaaaaacactgtaaaattccagtatatacatatatataggaATTTCTtacttattaattaaatttgcGTAAATGTCCGATTTTGATGGACTTCTCTTCGCCGCAACCCCAAGGCAAGGTGGAGCAAACGGGTATCTCCTGAAAAAAAATTACAGGCGTTAAAAGTGCGTACAATATTTATAAGGTTTgaaaaatgtcaatattaaatTGTCTAGACATATGAAGAAAAAGTAGTTAAAAACTTTgacttttaaaattcaaactcAGTCAGAACATTAATATTTTACAGTAATGGTTTCTACAGATTACATGCTATATGCTTTAGTTTTATACCATAAGTATATACAATCATATTAATGATAAGTCATTAAATTGGTCGTTTAGTAGTCATACAATCTTGCTTTTAAACCTTAAgattattttgcaaacattatatataaatttatacaaAAACTTAAAGCacaataaagaaacaaacaaaacaacaacaccccccccccccagtatTTTTAATTGGgtaacattattattaaaaatgccCGCGATTAATCATTGAAGTATATCGCTTGTGcacatattcattttttttaacaagatacaccataaataatacagaaaatatTGTATTCGGTTTGATAAAAAGAAGTAAAAATACGGTTAACTGGTATGCTTGAAAACGAATCACACAATGAGGCTTCTTGTTAAGAAAGCATGCACGGATTCACGGGTACCAAAAGCACCTGGAAAATTCTGCATGCTCTCGGGCGGCCACAATTTATGTGATATCGTTAATTGGTTATCAAAAGGTTTACAAAGGTTCAAGCAGCATATCAGAATGTTATCTAATTGTTGTGGTTTACACCCAATGCATGTTCACGAAAAGGAATCGTTCACATTTCTCAGAGTACCTAAATACTTCTTTCCGTCTGTGTTGATA
Protein-coding sequences here:
- the LOC127844715 gene encoding uncharacterized protein LOC127844715 isoform X2 yields the protein MYTFIYVTILLFYLMVASRGYGYGSHCRRYPFAPPCLGVAAKRSPSKSDIYANLINKVLEEALKGRLNKDSIDPRDASVGPVYEKKSSSLDRLASLLGASERDSQTARYTDTRDDWSDQLEDFESDDGL
- the LOC127844715 gene encoding uncharacterized protein LOC127844715 isoform X1, with product MGRTGTWEQVVILFPLLLLLLQVYTPCYAKPKRRFCERYPFAPPCLGVAAKRSPSKSDIYANLINKVLEEALKGRLNKDSIDPRDASVGPVYEKKSSSLDRLASLLGASERDSQTARYTDTRDDWSDQLEDFESDDGL